A region from the Vicia villosa cultivar HV-30 ecotype Madison, WI linkage group LG3, Vvil1.0, whole genome shotgun sequence genome encodes:
- the LOC131659943 gene encoding F-box/kelch-repeat protein At3g23880-like, whose protein sequence is MCKSWNSLISDRSFTRKHLSLSTTRRLHSAAYEHKPDGLVHNSYPLESVLSTKVKQQRLPFNSILASCDGILCLCDKRKAFVALWNPSIRKFKELPPFKNTRILNRVYMTFGFGYDRVSDNYKVVVLYYSESNLLDTTKVKVHTLGTNFWKTSESFRFGAVCYEQPGTYVCGTINWMAYTEWTRKGPLFIVSFDLGNDSYQKLLPPDHTEISPDYLTLSVLRDCLCLISDHHIWVMKEYGIQVSWTKLFSFSCIQDPTKDYSLSNALYIFEDGQLLLEILDDWKTKWIVYDPNNDTFMVTRFTNILNVCLETLISPCS, encoded by the coding sequence ATGTGCAAGTCATGGAATTCTCTAATCTCCGATCGCAGTTTCACCAGAAAGCACCTCAGCCTCTCCACCACTCGCCGTCTCCATTCCGCCGCATACGAACATAAACCCGACGGGTTGGTTCACAATTCTTACCCACTCGAATCGGTTTTATCAACTAAAGTCAAACAACAGCGTCTCCCTTTCAACAGCATCCTTGCTTCTTGTGACGGCATCCTTTGTCTCTGCGATAAACGTAAAGCTTTTGTTGCATTGTGGAATCCTTCTATTAGAAAATTCAAGGAATTACCCCCTTTCAAAAACACTCGAATTCTTAACCGGGTTTATATGACCTTCGGCTTCGGCTATGATCGCGTTTCTGATAATTACAAAGTGGTTGTTCTTTACTACTCCGAATCTAACTTGCTTGACACAACTAAAGTAAAAGTTCATACTTTGGGCACCAATTTTTGGAAAACCAGTGAGAGCTTTCGTTTTGGTGCTGTTTGTTATGAACAACCTGGAACGTATGTATGCGGTACCATTAATTGGATGGCCTATACTGAATGGACTCGCAAAGGTCCCCTcttcattgtttcttttgatttggGAAACGACTCTTATCAGAAGCTTCTGCCTCCTGATCATACTGAGATCAGTCCGGATTACTTGACATTGTCTGTCTTGAGGGACTGCTTGTGCTTAATTTCTGATCATCATATTTGGGTCATGAAGGAATATGGAATTCAAGTCTCTTGGACTAAACTCTTCTCCTTTTCATGCATACAAGATCCTACTAAGGATTATAGTTTGTCCAATGCGTTGTATATTTTTGAGGATGGCCAACTGCTGCTGGAAATTCTAGACGATTGGAAAACGAAGTGGATTGTTTATGATCCAAACAATGATACTTTTATGGTTACTAGGTTTACAAACATCCTAAATGTCTGCCTTGAAACTTTGATTTCACCTTGTTCTTAA
- the LOC131593554 gene encoding F-box/kelch-repeat protein At3g23880-like, whose translation MSTTYLPNNKKNHRKRLRLRRNPNLVPELESEMATAELESEINNDSLPNLPIDLVAEIFCRLPVKLLVQLRCMCKSWNSLISDRSFTRKHLSLSTTRRLHSAKYKHEPDGLVHNSYPLDSVLSTEVKQQRLPFNSIVASCDGILCLCDKRKGIVVLWNPSIRKFKELPSPFENTRIRNQVDMTFGFGYDRVSDNYKVAVLYYTELDTTKGKVHTLGTNSWKTSEIFRFGAVCDEQPGTTVSGTINWMAYTEWRRKGPFFIVSFDLGNDSYQKLLPPDHAEISPDYLSLSVLMDCLCLISDHHIWIMKEYGIQDSWTKLFSVSYMQHPSECYILCNALYIFEDDRLLLDTHEFPHEDEDGKKKLVVYDPKNDTFEVTRFTNVLTVCLETLISPCS comes from the coding sequence ATGTCTACCACCTATCTACCCAATAACAAAAAAAACCACCGAAAACGACTGCGTTTaagaagaaaccctaatttggtgcCGGAGTTAGAATCGGAGATGGCGACGGCGGAATTagaatcagaaatcaacaatgaTTCACTTCCCAATCTTCCTATCGATCTCGTCGCTGAAATCTTCTGCAGGCTACCTGTGAAACTCCTCGTACAGCTCCGATGCATGTGCAAGTCATGGAATTCTCTAATCTCCGATCGCAGTTTCACCAGAAAGCACCTCAGCCTCTCCACCACTCGCCGCCTCCATTCCGCCAAATACAAACACGAACCCGACGGGTTGGTTCACAATTCTTATCCACTCGATTCGGTTTTATCCACTGAAGTCAAACAACAGCGTCTCCCTTTCAACAGCATCGTTGCTTCTTGTGACGGCATCCTTTGTCTCTGCGATAAACGGAAAGGTATTGTTGTTTTGTGGAATCCTTCTATTAGAAAATTCAAGGAATTACCATCCCCTTTCGAAAACACTCGAATTCGTAACCAGGTTGATATGACCTTCGGTTTCGGCTATGATCGCGTTTCTGATAATTACAAAGTGGCCGTTCTTTACTACACCGAGTTGGACACAACTAAAGGAAAAGTTCATACTTTGGGCACCAATTCATGGAAAACCAGCGAGATCTTTCGTTTTGGTGCTGTCTGTGATGAGCAACCCGGAACAACTGTAAGTGGTACCATTAATTGGATGGCCTATACTGAATGGCGTCGCAAAGGTCCATTcttcattgtttcttttgatttggGAAACGACTCTTATCAGAAGCTTTTGCCTCCCGATCATGCTGAGATCAGTCCGGATTACTTGAGCTTGTCTGTCTTAATGGATTGCTTGTGCTTAATTTCTGATCATCATATTTGGATTATGAAGGAATATGGAATTCAAGACTCTTGGACTAAATTGTTCTCAGTTTCATACATGCAACATCCTTCTGAGTGTTATATCTTGTGCAATGCATTGTATATTTTTGAGGATGACAGACTGCTGCTTGATACTCATGAGTTTCCTCATGAGGATGAGGATGGGAAAAAGAAGTTGGTTGTTTATGATCCAAAGAATGATACTTTTGAGGTTACTAGGTTTACAAACGTCCTAACTGTCTGTCTTGAAACTTTGATTTCACCTTGTTCTTAA
- the LOC131659942 gene encoding F-box/kelch-repeat protein At3g23880-like has product MSTTYLPNNKTSRKRLRLRRNPYLVPELESEMATAELESEINNDSLPYLPIDLVPDIFCWLPVKLLVQLRCMCKSWNSLISDRSFTRKHLSLSTTRRLHYQHKPREFIHNSYPLESVLTNRSTKVPERWVHLNCIAGSCDGILCISDKPNCLALFWNPSIRKFKESPPFQNFEILNKVYSTYGFGYDRVSDNYKVVVLYNSEPDFPTITTVKIHTLGTNFWKTIPTFPSGTHVFDEQSGTHVRGTLNWIAYTGRRQQGPLLIASFDLGKESYQKLLPPDHPEICQLYLTLAVLRDCLCLISDHHIWVMKEYGIHDSWTKLFSVSYMQHPTRCYILSRVLYIFDASGNSCGLENEVGCL; this is encoded by the coding sequence ATGTCTACCACCTATCTACCTAACAATAAAACCAGCCGAAAACGACTGCGTTTAAGAAGAAACCCTTATTTGGTGCCGGAGTTAGAATCGGAGATGGCGACGGCGGAGTTagaatcagaaatcaacaatgaTTCACTTCCTTATCTTCCTATCGATCTCGTCCCTGATATCTTCTGTTGGCTACCTGTAAAACTCCTGGTACAACTCCGATGCATGTGCAAGTCATGGAATTCTCTAATCTCCGATCGCAGTTTCACCAGAAAGCACCTCAGCCTCTCAACCACTCGCCGCCTCCATTACCAGCATAAACCACGCGAGTTTATTCACAATTCTTACCCACTCGAATCGGTTTTAACCAATAGATCAACCAAAGTCCCAGAACGCTGGGTTCATTTGAACTGTATTGCTGGTTCCTGTGACGGCATACTTTGTATTTCCGATAAGCCTAACTGTTTAGCTTTATTCTGGAATCCTTCTATTAGAAAGTTCAAGGAATCTCCCCCTTTTCAAAACTTTGAAATTCTTAACAAGGTTTATTCGACCTACGGCTTTGGCTATGATCGCGTTTCTGATAATTATAAAGTGGTTGTTCTTTACAACTCCGAACCTGATTTCCCTACCATAACTACAGTTAAAATTCATACTTTGGGCACCAATTTTTGGAAAACCATTCCGACCTTTCCTTCTGGAACACATGTCTTTGATGAGCAATCTGGAACACATGTAAGAGGTACACTTAATTGGATTGCCTATACTGGACGGCGTCAGCAAGGTCCGCTTTTAATTGCTTCTTTCGATTTGGGAAAGGAGTCTTATCAGAAGCTTTTGCCTCCTGATCATCCAGAGATCTGTCAGCTTTACTTAACATTGGCTGTCTTGAGGGACTGTTTGTGCCTAATTTCTGATCATCATATTTGGGTCATGAAGGAATATGGAATTCATGACTCTTGGACTAAATTGTTCTCGGTTTCATACATGCAACATCCTACTAGGTGTTATATCTTGTCCAGGGTATTGTATATTTTTGATGCTTCTGGAAACTCATGTGGATTGGAAAACGAAGTTGGTTGTTTATGA